A window of Tursiops truncatus isolate mTurTru1 chromosome 8, mTurTru1.mat.Y, whole genome shotgun sequence contains these coding sequences:
- the RASSF7 gene encoding ras association domain-containing protein 7 has product MLSGLAAMELKVWVDGIQRVVCGVSEQTTCQEVVIALAQAIGQTGRFVLVQRLREKERQLLPQECPVGAQATCGQFASDVQFVLRRTGPSLAGRPSSDSCPPPERCPIRASLPPKPRPAPDREPCKALAFSLGFPGLAPDPVPPEPVGPVAPKPGCCADLQGLERRVRRNAAELGQEAFWEQELRREQAREHEGQARLQALSAATAEHAARLQALDAQTRALEAELLMAAEAPGPPSPTASVAERLRQDLAAQERQSVEVQGSLALVGRALEAAEHALQAQAQELEELNRELRQCNLQQFIRQTGAALSPSPRPDGAPPGTQDLLPPSREEPLLGAPPSPALVSSLSPEITPMRQNSWR; this is encoded by the exons ATGCTCTCAGGGCTGGCGGCCATGGAGCTGAAGGTGTGGGTGGATGGCATCCAGCGTGTGGTCTGTGGGGTTTCAGAGCAGACCACCTGTCAGGAAGTGGTCATCGCACTGGCCCAAGCGATAG GCCAGACAGGCCGCTTCGTGCTTGTGCAGCGTCTCAGAGAGAAGGAACGGCAGCTGCTACCCCAGGAGTGTCCCGTGGGTGCGCAGGCGACCTGTGGACAGTTTGCCAGCGATGTCCAGTTTGTCCTGAGGCGGACAGGACCCAGCCTCGCTGGGAGGCCCTCCTCAGACAGCTGCCCTCCCCCTGAGCGCTGCCCAATCCGAGCTAGCCTTCCCCCAAAGCCTCGACCAGCACCGGACCGTGAGCCCTGCAAAGCGCTGGCCTTCAGCCTGGGGTTCCCTGGGCTGGCCCCTGACCCTGTACCCCCCGAGCCTGTGGGTCCCGTAGCACCAAAGCCGGGCTGCTGCGCAGACCTGCAGGGCTTGGAGCGAAGGGTGCGCAGGAACGCAGCAGAGCTGGGCCAGGAGGCCTTCTGGGAGCAGGAGCTGCGGCGGGAGCAGGCCCGGGAGCACGAGGGGCAGGCCCGCCTGCAGGCGCTGAGCGCGGCCACGGCTGAGCATGCCGCTCGGCTGCAGGCCCTGGACGCCCAGACCCGCGCCCTGGAGGCCGAGTTACTTATGGCCGCAGAGGCCCCTGGGCCCCCCTCACCCACAGCGTCTGTCGCAGAACGCCTGCGCCAGGACCTGGCCGCCCAGGAGCGGCAGAGTGTGGAGGTGCAGGGCAGCCTTgccctggtgggcagggctctggAGGCTGCTGAGCACGCCCTGCAG GCCCAGGCCCAGGAGCTGGAGGAGCTGAACCGGGAGCTGCGTCAGTGTAACCTGCAGCAGTTCATCCGGCAGACGGGGGCTGCACTGTCCCCGTCCCCACGGCCGGATGGGGCTCCCCCTGGCACGCAG GATCTTCTGCCTCCGTCCAGAGAAGAGCCCCTGCTGGGAGCCCCCCCGAGTCCAGCCCTGGTGTCCAGCCTGAGCCCAGAGA TCACCCCCATGAGGCAGAACTCCTGGAGGTAG